The Terriglobales bacterium DNA segment ATCCGCGTGCTGGGCCGCAAGACCACCTGCGGCGACGGCGATATCCAGATGACCATCTCCGACGAAGGCGAAGGGTTGTAAGGCGCCCGGACCCGAGCCGGCAAAACGTTCTTGGCTCCGCCTGCGAAGCATCTTAGAATCGCCAGGGCTGGTTTGCTCCCCCGAGGCCGCGTGAAAAAGGTCATCGCCATCTATCCCGGCTCGTTCGACCCGCTCACCAACGGCCATCTGGACCTGATCGAGCGCGGCAGCAAGATCTTCGACGAGCTCATCGTCGCCATCCTGCGCAATCCGGAAAAGGCTCCGCTGTTCTCGCTCAGCGAGCGCCGCGAGATGCTGGAAGCCATGACCCGCCCCTACCGCAACGTGCGCGTGGACATCTTCTCCGGCCTGCTGGTGGATTACGCGCGCCGCAAGAAGGCGCAGGCCGTGCTGCGCGGCATCCGCGCCATCAGCGACTACGAGTACGAACTGCAGATGGCGCTGATGAACCGCAAGCTCGAGCCGCAACTGGAAACCGTTTTCATGATGCCCGCCGAGCAATACTCTTATCTGAGCTCGCGCCTGGTGAAGGAAGTGTTCGAGCACGGCGGCTCGGTGCGCGGGCTGGTGCCGCGCATTGTCGAAGAGCGGCTGCAAAGCAAGGTGAACGGAACCGCGCCGCGGCTGCCCCGCGGCCGCAGGAGATCAAGGAGAGGATGACATGGCGGCAACGGCTCCGGTGAAGATGCAGGCACAAGGCAAAGCCAGCCCTCTGACCGAGCGCATCCAGCGCATCGAGATCTCGGCCACCTTGGCGGTGGTGAACGAAGCAGACAAGCTGCGCGCCGCGGGCGCCGACCTGGTGGACTTCGGCGCCGGGGAGCCCCATTTCACCACCCCGGAGCACATCAAGCAGGCGTGCGTCCGCGCCCTCGAGGCCGATTACACCAGGTACACGCCGGTCGCCGGTTCGGCGGAGTTGCGTGACGCCATCATCCGCCGCCACGCTGCGGACTTCGCCTCGGAGTACCGCCGCGAAGAGTGCATCGCTTCCGTGGGCGGCAAGCACGCCCTGTTCAATGCCATCCAGGTGCTGGTGGACCACGGCGACGAGGTGGTTCTGCCCGTGCCCTACTGGGTCTCGTTCAAGGACATCATCCAGTACGCCGGCGGACGTCCGGTGTTCGTCGAGTGCGACGAGGAGCGCGGCTTCGTGCTCACGGCGGCCATGATCGAACGCGGCGTCACGCCGCGCACCAAGGCCATCATCCTCAACTCGCCTTCGAACCCGTCGGGCGCGGTCATGCGCGAGGAAGACGTGCGCGCCATCGTGGAGCTGGCCCACGCCCGCGGCATTTACGTGCTCGCCGATGAGTGCTACGTCTACCTGAACTTTACCGGGCGGCGCTTCTCCTGCGGCTCCGTCCGTGAAGCCAAGGATCATCTCGTCATTCTGGGTTCGCTGTCGAAGACCTATGCCATGACCGGCTGGCGCCTGGGTTATGCATTGGCGCCCGCCCCCATCGTCAGCGCGATGCAGAAGCTGCAGAGCCAGTCCACCTCCAACCCTACCTCCATCGTGCAGAAAGCCGCGGTGGCCGCGCTCACCGGGCCGCAGGAGTGCGTCGCGGAGATGCTGGCCGGCTACATCCGCTTGCGCGACCGTGTGGTGGCCGGCCTCAACGGCATTTCCGGTGTGCGTTGCGTCAAGCCCGAGGGCGCGTTCTACGCCTTTCCCAATATCTCGTCGTTCCTCGGACGCGGCGGCGTCAACTCGCCGACGGATCTCTCCGGCCGGCTCATGCGCGAGGCCGGCGTGGTCACCGTCCCCGGCGAAGCCTTCGGCACCCGTGAGCACATCCGCGTGTCGTACGCTACCTCTATGGCGGAACTCGACAAGGGCTTGGAGCGGATGAAGAAATTCCTGACCTCGCTATAATCCGCTGTCATCCGCGTTGATCCGCGGCGAAACCTGATGTCCGACCTTTATCCACTACTGCTCCTGCCCGAATTCAAGGAGCGCGTCTGGGGAGCGCGCGACCTCTCTCCCCTCTATCCCAACTACAAGGTCGAGGCCGAGCCCATCGGCGAAGTTTGGCTCACCGGCGACGAATGCC contains these protein-coding regions:
- the coaD gene encoding pantetheine-phosphate adenylyltransferase, giving the protein MKKVIAIYPGSFDPLTNGHLDLIERGSKIFDELIVAILRNPEKAPLFSLSERREMLEAMTRPYRNVRVDIFSGLLVDYARRKKAQAVLRGIRAISDYEYELQMALMNRKLEPQLETVFMMPAEQYSYLSSRLVKEVFEHGGSVRGLVPRIVEERLQSKVNGTAPRLPRGRRRSRRG
- a CDS encoding pyridoxal phosphate-dependent aminotransferase codes for the protein MAATAPVKMQAQGKASPLTERIQRIEISATLAVVNEADKLRAAGADLVDFGAGEPHFTTPEHIKQACVRALEADYTRYTPVAGSAELRDAIIRRHAADFASEYRREECIASVGGKHALFNAIQVLVDHGDEVVLPVPYWVSFKDIIQYAGGRPVFVECDEERGFVLTAAMIERGVTPRTKAIILNSPSNPSGAVMREEDVRAIVELAHARGIYVLADECYVYLNFTGRRFSCGSVREAKDHLVILGSLSKTYAMTGWRLGYALAPAPIVSAMQKLQSQSTSNPTSIVQKAAVAALTGPQECVAEMLAGYIRLRDRVVAGLNGISGVRCVKPEGAFYAFPNISSFLGRGGVNSPTDLSGRLMREAGVVTVPGEAFGTREHIRVSYATSMAELDKGLERMKKFLTSL